In the Sandaracinus amylolyticus genome, CGACGAACCTCGCTGAGCGCGGTCAAAGCTCGCCGAGCGCGCTCGCGCATTCTTGGTGATGCCGGAGCTGGCGCTGGGGCGCGGTCTCGGCGCTCGAGTGAGCAGGCCGACTTCGATGCCGGCGTCATCCGGGATCCCCGGCTCGGACCCCGGCAACCGGCTACGACGCGCCGATTGTTGACCCATGTCGGAGGCACCGCGACGGCAAGAAACGCCCGGAAACGCGCAAAACTGAGACCGCGCGCTTGCTTCCCAAGCTGAATGTCGTGGGTTCGAATCCCATAGCCCGCTCAGAGAAACGATCGTGATCGTCGGCCGGTTAATTCCGTCCGCGCGAGTGCCACCTCGGCTGACGAGCTGGACGACGACGCCGCCTGCTTCTGGTCGTCGACGATCCTCGGTCACGTGCACGGTGATCGCGCGCGCGACGTCCGCCGAGGCGACGCACTTCGCGGCGTGGTCGAACGCCCTCCGATCACGCGACCCGTGAGACACCCACGCGAGCGATCCTGCATCGTAGGGCGTGCGAACGTTCGACCTCGATGCCCACGACGCTGGCGACACCTTGCGTCGCGTCGCCGCTGGCGCGCTTCGCAATTCCCGATTCGCGCTCTGGGCGCTCGAGACGTTCGACGGCGACGAGGAGCTCGCCAGAGCAGCGCTCATGGACGCGCGGCGCGTGCAGATGGCGCGCGACTCGTTCGAGCACGTCAGCCGTCATTCACCGGGCTCGCCGTGGGCAGAGCACTGGGCTGGCGTCGTGGCAGAACGTCAGCGATTGCTCGCACTGCGCCCCGCAACGCCCATCGTGCCGGTGGAGATCACGCGTTGGGCTCACGCGCGCCTCGGGCTCACCGAAGACCACGGGGAGAACGCGAGGCGAGCGCGCAAAGTGGGCACTCGCGCGTTCGTTTCGATCTTCGCGACACCGGGCGAGCAAGATGCGACTCGGGTCGCCGATCGAATGGCCCTCGGAGTAGGCGTCTTTCCCATCGCGAATGGCTGGCGGCCCATGCCGCGCCCCGACGCCGACACCGATCTCGCACATACGATCGGTCACCACCTCGCGTACGAGACGGTGCGTCGATCAGCGGCGTCGGCCGCTCATCGCGCGCGACGCTTCCTCGACGTCGCCGGCAGCGACGCCATCGTGCTCGGCAACAGCACGCCGCGGAGAGGAACGGGTCGGAGCTGGAGCCCGCTCACCGCCGCCACCTTCGATTGGGGTGTCGCGGCGATCGGGCGCGAGTGGTGCGTGATCGCAGTCTTCACTGGCGAGGACTGACGCCGTCGACGCGGGCGCGCGCGAGCCGGCCCGGTGCGCGTCAGTGCGTCGGCAGCTCGGGCGGGAAGCCCTGGTGCACGACCGCCCCGCGCCCGAAGAGCGCGTCGAGCATCGCGCAGCGCTCGTCCTCGGCGCGGCATGCGAGCCACTCGCTGCGCACCCGATCGATCGCGACGAGGTGCTCGTCGTGCGGGCGCAGCGCGAGCGAGACGAACGCGCCCGCGATGATCTCGTCTCGCACCTCGCGGCCGTGACAGCCGCCGCAGAGCGTGCCCGTCGAGCCGAGCCGCTCGTAGGGCGCGGCCTCGCTCAGCGGCAGCGACACCGGGAACGCGAGCTCCGCCTTGCGGCTGCGCGTCGTGTCGACGAATTCGCTCATCTCGAGCAGCGGCGCGCCCAGTCCCTCGGGCACCACCGAGATCACGAGATCGCCGAAGAACAAGAAGATGCGCGGGCTGCGCTCCCCCACCGCGGGCTGCGCGCTCAAGCGGCTCGACGTCGCCTCGACGTAGAGCGGGCGGTCGAGGCTCTCGAGCACGCACGGGATCGTCACCGGCGGAGGCAGCGCGTCGATCAGCGCCACCACGTCCGCGATCGTCCGCGGCGATCCGCTCACGCCCGCGGGAGCCACGCAGCGCCGCTCGGGCATCGCGGCGTCCGCGGCATCGACTGGGCGCGTCGACGCATCGTGCGATCGCGGGCCCGCCGGTGTCGCGCACCCGACGAGCACGACGAGCGTCGCGGCGGCGAACGAGCTGCGCACCATCGAGACCGAATGCTGTCGCGGCGACCCCCCTCGCTCGAGAGCGAGCCCGCATGGCACCGCGCGGTGCGGTGCGTACCTCCTCGCGCCTCGCGCGGCGCGGACGTTTGCGAGCAGCGAGCACGTGCTGCGGGTCCACCGAGGGGTGTCGACGCTGGCTCCGGACCCTCGTGGAGCAGCGTGCGACGCGGGCTCGCGACATTCGCGCCACAGTCGAGGCAGCGCGCATCACGCGCACGATCGCACCGTAGCGTGATTCTACGTGCTCACGAGAGGCACGAGGGTTGCTCGACGGCCCTCGCGTGGCGCGGACGCGTGCTCGGAGTCGTGCGGATCACGACTCCTCGAGCACGTGACACCGCGATCCGCTCGAAGGAGGCGTCCCGCGCATGAACGCGAGCTTGGCCAGTCCCGCGCTGCCGCAGCGCATCGGCCCGTTCCCGATCCTCGCCCGCCTCGCGTGCGGCGGCATGGCGGAGGTCTTCCTCGCGAACCGCGCGTGCATCGGCGGCTTCCAGCGCCGCGTCGTCGTGAAGCGGATGCTCCCGCACCTCGCGCACGATCCTTCGCTCGCGCACGCGCTGCTCGACGAAGGACGCATGATGGCGCGGCTCCGCCATCCGAACGTGGTCGCGGTCGAGGAGCTCGGGAGCGACGACGAGTCGCTCTACCTCGTGATGGAGCTCCTCCGCGGCGCGAGCCTCTCGTCGATCGTGCGCGGAGTGCGCGCTCGCCGTCAGCGCCTCCACCCTGTCCTCGCGATGCACGTCGTCGCCGAGATGTGCGCCGGGCTCCACGCCGCGCACGAGCTGCGCGACGAGACGGGACGCTGGCTCGGGCTCGTCCATCGCGACGTCTCGCCGCACAACGTGATGCTCACCGTCGAAGGCGAGGTGAAGCTGATCGACTTCGGCATCGCATTCTCGAACGACGCACGCGAGAAGACGCGCACCGGGTTCGCCAAGGGCAAGTTCGCGTACATGGCGCCCGAGCAGTTCTCGGGCGCGCGCCCCGATCGTCGAACCGACGTCTACGCCGCGGGCGTCGTGCTCCACGAGCTGCTCACGGGAGGTCGCCTCTTCCAGTGCCGCACCGACGTCGAGACCGTTCGCGCGGTGCTCCACGACGCCGTGCCGCGCCCCAGCGACCGCGTGCCGCGCCTCGGCGTCCCGCGTGAGGTCGAGGACATCTGCATGCGCGCGATCGATCGCGACCCCGCGGCGCGCTTCGCCACCGCGGCGGAGCTCCGCGCCGCGCTGCGCGCGCAGATCGTCGCGTCGCGAGAGCTCGACGATGCACGCGAGCAGATCGCGGAGCTCGCGGTCGCGCACGGCGACCCCGGTCTGATCGGCGCGCAGCCGGCGACGACGCAGCCGAAGGAGACCGCGACGTTGCCCTCGGTGCCGTGGTGGATCGGCGGCGCCGTCTCGGGCGTCCAGCTCCGCGTGGCGGACGAGGAGGACGAGCCCTCGTCGCAGCCCATCTCGCTCGAGGTGCGGGTCGACGACGTCGCGCGGCCGCCGACCGGTGCGTCGCAGGTGATCCCGGTGCGTCCGACGCTCGACGCGCGCTGGCTGTGGGCCTGCACCGTGTCCGGCGCGGCGATGCTCGCGCTCCTGGTCGTGATGCATCGCTCGACGCTGCCCGCGAGCGACACCGCCGAGCCGTCGATCGACGAGGCGGCGACGGCACCGCTCCCGCTCGTCGCCTCCGCGCCGCAGCCGAGCGATCGCGTGCGCATCGCGATCGACAGCGTTCCGCCCGACGCCGAGGTGCGCACGAGCGACCGCACCCTCGGTCGCACGCCGCTCACGCTCGAGATCACGCGAGGCGAGGCCGCGATCCCGATCACGATCACGGCGGCGGGGCACGTCACGGTCACGAAGCCGCTGGTGCCCGACGCCGATCACGACGTCCGGATCGAGCTGGAGCGCGAGACCGGCGCGACGGCGCGACGCGCTCGCGATGCGCTGCGCGGTCCGAGCTCGTCGGTCGCATCGGCTGCGGCGCACGTGGAGCCTCCTGGCCTGGTGCCCTAGCGCAGCGGAGGAGACGCGATGCGACGTCGAGCCCTCTCGTCGATTCCACCGAGACCGATCGAGCACGCGCGCCGGCGCGATCGTGCGTCGGGCACGATGTTGCGAGCGCACCCACGCGCCGAGCTGCTCGCGGGCATGACGGTGCTCGTCGTCGACAGCCACGCGGACACACGCGAGATGGTGGCGCAGTACGTCGAGCTGCACGGCGCGCGGGTCATCTCGATCGCGACCGCGGCCGACGCGTTGGTGGTGTTGAGGGCGTTCCAGGTCGACGTGTTGATCTCGAGCGCATCGACGCTCGACGACGACGATCCCGGGCTCGCGCTCGTCACGCGGATG is a window encoding:
- a CDS encoding serine/threonine-protein kinase; this translates as MNASLASPALPQRIGPFPILARLACGGMAEVFLANRACIGGFQRRVVVKRMLPHLAHDPSLAHALLDEGRMMARLRHPNVVAVEELGSDDESLYLVMELLRGASLSSIVRGVRARRQRLHPVLAMHVVAEMCAGLHAAHELRDETGRWLGLVHRDVSPHNVMLTVEGEVKLIDFGIAFSNDAREKTRTGFAKGKFAYMAPEQFSGARPDRRTDVYAAGVVLHELLTGGRLFQCRTDVETVRAVLHDAVPRPSDRVPRLGVPREVEDICMRAIDRDPAARFATAAELRAALRAQIVASRELDDAREQIAELAVAHGDPGLIGAQPATTQPKETATLPSVPWWIGGAVSGVQLRVADEEDEPSSQPISLEVRVDDVARPPTGASQVIPVRPTLDARWLWACTVSGAAMLALLVVMHRSTLPASDTAEPSIDEAATAPLPLVASAPQPSDRVRIAIDSVPPDAEVRTSDRTLGRTPLTLEITRGEAAIPITITAAGHVTVTKPLVPDADHDVRIELERETGATARRARDALRGPSSSVASAAAHVEPPGLVP